In Arthrobacter ramosus, one DNA window encodes the following:
- the galE gene encoding UDP-glucose 4-epimerase GalE, producing MRILVTGGTGYIGSHTVLSLLETGHEVVVVDNLVNSSEESLRRVGELAGKTAAFHKVDLVDEAALEAVFDEHSIDAVIHFAGLKAVGESVQEPLNYYYNNIVGTLNLLRAMDKHGVRSIVFSSSATVYGEHNPIPYIEKMEIGANNPYGRTKEQIEDILTDLGAADERWHIALLRYFNPAGAHPSGRIGEDPQGIPNNLVPYIAQVAVGRRDKLMVFGGDYDTPDGTCLRDYIHVVDLADGHVAALDYVAERPGVHRWNLGSGKGTSVLEMLHAFEQAVGHPLPYEITGRRAGDLPAFWADASSAMADLSWSTTKTVDQMCEDHWRWQKNNPLGYSS from the coding sequence ATGAGAATTCTTGTCACGGGTGGCACCGGCTACATCGGATCGCACACCGTCCTGTCCCTGTTGGAAACCGGACACGAAGTAGTCGTGGTGGACAATCTCGTGAACTCAAGCGAAGAATCCCTGCGCCGCGTCGGCGAGCTGGCGGGAAAGACGGCGGCGTTCCATAAGGTGGATCTGGTGGACGAGGCCGCGCTTGAGGCTGTGTTCGACGAGCACAGCATCGACGCCGTCATCCACTTCGCCGGGCTCAAGGCGGTCGGCGAATCCGTGCAGGAACCCCTGAACTACTACTACAACAACATCGTGGGCACGTTGAACCTGCTCCGCGCGATGGACAAGCACGGGGTCCGCTCTATCGTCTTCAGTTCCTCCGCCACGGTATACGGCGAGCACAACCCCATCCCCTACATCGAGAAGATGGAGATCGGGGCGAACAACCCCTACGGCCGCACCAAGGAGCAGATCGAGGACATCCTCACGGACCTCGGAGCCGCGGACGAGCGCTGGCACATCGCCTTGTTGCGCTACTTCAACCCGGCGGGCGCACACCCCTCCGGCAGGATCGGCGAGGACCCGCAAGGCATACCGAACAACCTGGTTCCGTACATCGCCCAGGTTGCCGTCGGCCGCCGCGACAAGCTCATGGTCTTTGGTGGAGACTACGACACCCCGGACGGCACTTGCCTGCGGGACTACATCCACGTCGTCGACCTCGCCGATGGCCACGTCGCCGCACTGGACTACGTTGCCGAACGCCCCGGCGTGCACCGCTGGAACCTTGGCTCCGGAAAAGGTACGTCCGTGCTGGAGATGCTCCACGCTTTCGAACAGGCCGTGGGCCACCCGCTGCCATACGAGATCACGGGACGCCGCGCCGGAGACCTGCCCGCGTTCTGGGCCGATGCCTCCTCCGCCATGGCGGATCTGAGCTGGTCCACCACGAAGACCGTGGACCAAATGTGCGAAGACCACTGGCGCTGGCAGAAGAACAACCCGCTCGGCTACAGCTCTTAA
- a CDS encoding twin-arginine translocase TatA/TatE family subunit, which translates to MFGINGSEFLILLIIGVIVIGPSRLPEYTRKLTNLVKELRRMASGAREQIKEEVGIDIDEVDWKKYDPRQYDPRRIIKEALLDDDTKPVSDGAPVAVAAVDTPTKAPERVVERLSVGEKAPFDAEAT; encoded by the coding sequence GTGTTTGGAATCAATGGCTCGGAGTTTCTCATCCTGCTGATCATCGGCGTCATCGTGATCGGTCCCAGCCGTTTGCCTGAATACACGCGGAAGTTGACGAATCTGGTCAAGGAACTGCGGCGCATGGCGTCCGGTGCCCGTGAGCAGATCAAGGAAGAAGTCGGCATCGATATCGATGAAGTCGACTGGAAGAAGTATGACCCGCGCCAGTACGATCCGCGCCGGATCATCAAGGAAGCACTGCTCGACGACGACACGAAGCCTGTCAGTGACGGCGCGCCTGTCGCTGTTGCAGCCGTGGACACCCCGACGAAAGCTCCCGAGCGGGTTGTTGAACGGCTTTCCGTCGGTGAAAAGGCGCCCTTTGACGCTGAGGCCACCTAA
- a CDS encoding amino acid ABC transporter permease yields MSSVLFDAPGPKARARYRILGVVTALVIIAIVGFIVLRFAQSGQFDEKKWHLFTFPLVQQTIVQSVGATLSAFATAAVFSLVLGVFLAFGRLSDRKWISLPCYGFTELFRAIPLLILMMIFYYGLPPLGVQGITPFTAVVAGLVLYNGSVLAEVFRAGIESLPRGQSEAGYAIGLPKSAVMTNILLPQAVRSMLPVIISQLVVILKDTALGFIVTYNEILFQAKFFGSQAQYGSPIIPSAIIAGVLYVGMCLILAGIAKWLEGRMRRNVKVVKVAKSEIVAIEG; encoded by the coding sequence ATGAGCTCGGTCCTTTTTGACGCTCCGGGCCCCAAGGCCCGCGCACGCTACCGGATTCTCGGCGTCGTGACCGCTTTGGTCATTATCGCTATCGTCGGATTCATCGTCCTTCGCTTCGCCCAAAGCGGGCAGTTCGATGAGAAGAAGTGGCACTTGTTCACGTTCCCGCTGGTCCAGCAGACCATTGTCCAATCGGTGGGTGCCACGCTTTCGGCGTTTGCCACGGCAGCCGTGTTCAGTTTGGTGCTGGGTGTCTTCCTGGCCTTCGGCAGGCTCTCCGACCGTAAGTGGATCAGCTTGCCCTGCTATGGGTTCACGGAACTCTTCCGTGCCATTCCTCTGCTGATCCTCATGATGATCTTCTACTACGGGCTTCCTCCGCTCGGTGTCCAGGGGATCACGCCGTTCACGGCAGTCGTTGCAGGCCTGGTGCTCTACAACGGATCAGTGCTCGCGGAAGTCTTCCGTGCCGGCATCGAATCGCTCCCCCGCGGCCAGAGCGAGGCAGGCTATGCCATCGGATTGCCGAAAAGCGCGGTCATGACGAACATCCTGCTTCCGCAGGCGGTCCGCTCAATGCTCCCGGTGATCATCTCCCAGCTCGTCGTCATCCTCAAGGACACCGCATTGGGTTTCATCGTGACCTACAACGAGATCCTGTTCCAGGCGAAGTTCTTCGGAAGCCAGGCCCAGTACGGTTCGCCCATCATTCCTTCCGCGATCATCGCCGGTGTCCTGTACGTCGGAATGTGCCTGATCCTGGCTGGAATCGCCAAGTGGCTTGAAGGCCGGATGCGCCGCAACGTCAAAGTGGTGAAGGTGGCCAAGTCGGAAATTGTGGCGATCGAGGGCTAA
- a CDS encoding amino acid ABC transporter permease encodes MNTLLNNSDLFITGFRNTLILFIVAGIFALILGTIVATLRVSPIPAMRAAATLYINVVRNTPLTLVLFFFALGYPKLGLVEIDFMTAATVGLSLYTATYVAEAVRSGINTVPVGQAEAARAIGLPFTQTLTLVILPQAFRAVIPPMFSVFIALLKNTTVAAGFSVAEAGAIRSNLSERGEPAMAGLLWVALIFVLLVFILSFVQRKFEKKWKVAR; translated from the coding sequence GTGAATACGCTGCTGAATAATTCGGACCTGTTCATCACAGGGTTCCGGAACACCCTCATACTCTTCATCGTTGCCGGAATCTTTGCGCTGATCCTGGGCACCATCGTGGCGACACTGCGTGTTTCTCCGATCCCTGCGATGCGCGCCGCAGCCACGTTGTATATCAACGTTGTGCGCAACACCCCGTTGACGTTGGTCCTGTTCTTTTTTGCCTTGGGCTACCCGAAGCTCGGCCTCGTGGAAATTGATTTCATGACCGCTGCAACCGTCGGCCTCAGCCTGTACACCGCTACTTATGTGGCGGAAGCCGTGCGCTCCGGCATCAATACGGTGCCTGTCGGTCAGGCCGAGGCCGCGCGGGCCATCGGCCTGCCGTTTACGCAAACCCTGACGCTGGTGATCCTCCCCCAGGCTTTCCGCGCCGTCATCCCGCCCATGTTCAGCGTGTTCATTGCATTGCTCAAGAACACCACCGTGGCTGCGGGCTTCTCGGTCGCCGAAGCGGGAGCCATCCGATCGAATCTTTCCGAGCGCGGTGAGCCTGCCATGGCCGGACTGCTCTGGGTCGCACTGATCTTCGTTCTGCTCGTTTTCATTCTTTCCTTTGTCCAGCGGAAGTTTGAAAAGAAATGGAAGGTGGCCCGATGA
- a CDS encoding DUF3117 domain-containing protein, whose protein sequence is MAAMKPRTGDGPMEVTKEGRSLIMRVPLEGGGRLVVELNAAEAANLKECLVGVTE, encoded by the coding sequence ATGGCGGCTATGAAACCACGTACTGGCGACGGCCCTATGGAAGTAACCAAAGAGGGCCGCAGCCTGATCATGCGTGTGCCGCTCGAAGGCGGAGGACGGCTGGTGGTCGAGCTCAACGCAGCAGAGGCGGCGAACCTCAAGGAATGCCTCGTAGGCGTTACCGAATAG
- the dapD gene encoding 2,3,4,5-tetrahydropyridine-2,6-dicarboxylate N-succinyltransferase: MTETAASAALDSASDNDRSAYGFGLATIATSDAGEATVLDVWFPAPALGEAAESLRAVEHADGSLTALAADSHDADRGTEQKVVFAQINLDEAPADTVDAYLRLHLLSHRLVKPNSINLDGIFGKLPNVVWTNFGPAAVNGFELTRARLRKRGAVTVYGVDKFPRMVDYVIPTGVRIADADRVRLGAYLSEGTTVMHEGFVNFNAGTLGTSMVEGRISAGVVAGDGTDVGGGASIMGTLSGGGKEKIALGERVLLGANSGVGISIGDDSVVEAGLYVTAGTRVRIPGPKDANGEDTSSIIKAVELSGVPNLLFRRNSTTGEVEVLPRKGQTVELNEALHAN; the protein is encoded by the coding sequence ATGACTGAAACCGCTGCCTCTGCCGCTCTCGATAGCGCTTCTGACAACGATCGCTCCGCCTATGGCTTTGGCCTGGCAACCATCGCCACCTCCGACGCCGGAGAAGCGACAGTGCTGGACGTATGGTTTCCGGCGCCGGCACTGGGCGAAGCGGCCGAATCCCTGCGTGCCGTGGAGCACGCCGACGGGTCGCTGACCGCACTCGCAGCCGATAGCCACGACGCCGACCGCGGGACCGAACAGAAGGTGGTCTTCGCCCAGATCAACCTCGACGAGGCCCCCGCGGACACTGTTGACGCCTACCTGCGCCTCCACTTGCTTTCGCACCGCTTGGTCAAGCCCAACAGCATCAACCTGGATGGCATCTTCGGCAAGCTCCCCAACGTTGTGTGGACGAACTTCGGTCCCGCCGCCGTGAACGGCTTCGAATTGACCCGTGCCCGCCTGCGCAAGCGCGGTGCCGTCACGGTCTACGGAGTGGACAAGTTCCCCCGCATGGTGGACTACGTCATTCCCACCGGCGTCAGGATCGCCGACGCCGACCGGGTCCGCCTGGGCGCCTACCTCTCCGAAGGCACCACGGTCATGCACGAGGGCTTCGTGAACTTCAACGCCGGAACGCTCGGCACGTCCATGGTGGAAGGCCGCATTTCGGCAGGCGTTGTTGCCGGTGACGGCACCGACGTCGGTGGCGGGGCCTCCATCATGGGAACCCTCTCCGGTGGAGGCAAGGAAAAGATCGCCCTGGGTGAGCGCGTGCTCCTGGGCGCCAACTCCGGCGTGGGCATCAGCATCGGCGATGACTCCGTGGTTGAAGCAGGCCTCTATGTCACGGCTGGAACCCGTGTGCGCATCCCCGGCCCGAAGGACGCCAACGGCGAGGACACCAGCAGCATCATCAAGGCCGTTGAGCTCTCCGGCGTGCCGAACCTGCTGTTCCGCCGCAACTCGACCACTGGTGAAGTCGAGGTCCTCCCCCGCAAGGGCCAGACGGTGGAACTCAACGAAGCCCTCCACGCCAACTAG
- a CDS encoding TetR/AcrR family transcriptional regulator, with protein sequence MPKIVDAEARRQEVVEAVFRIIASDGLERASLREVADEAGLAVGSVRHYFASSDELLVHSFTVVIDRIAGRLEEAFAVVESLDPGSAEHDAAVLTLLGQFLPLDEELAVDACVWMAFRHAARIRPVLEQEAARSHRAVAAVVGRLVMRLMPDGGSGQERLVTEAERLLATLDGLCMHALLQPEWMTAEVCRDVLTAHLDTLVALPSNR encoded by the coding sequence GTGCCCAAGATTGTTGATGCCGAAGCCCGGCGCCAGGAAGTAGTCGAAGCCGTCTTCAGGATCATCGCCTCCGATGGACTCGAGCGCGCCTCCTTGCGGGAGGTGGCCGACGAGGCCGGGCTTGCCGTTGGCTCGGTCCGCCACTACTTTGCCAGCAGCGATGAACTGCTGGTCCACTCCTTTACCGTGGTCATCGACCGGATCGCCGGGCGGCTTGAGGAAGCGTTCGCCGTCGTCGAATCCTTGGATCCGGGCTCGGCGGAACACGACGCCGCCGTCTTAACCCTGCTGGGTCAATTCCTGCCGCTCGACGAGGAACTGGCCGTCGACGCCTGCGTGTGGATGGCATTCAGGCACGCGGCCCGGATCCGGCCGGTACTCGAACAAGAAGCTGCACGCAGCCACCGAGCCGTGGCCGCCGTCGTTGGCCGCTTGGTGATGCGGCTGATGCCCGACGGCGGATCCGGCCAGGAGCGTCTGGTGACCGAAGCCGAGCGCCTCCTGGCGACCCTCGACGGACTGTGCATGCATGCCCTGCTGCAGCCTGAGTGGATGACAGCCGAGGTCTGCCGCGACGTTCTGACCGCGCATCTGGACACTCTTGTTGCACTCCCGTCCAACCGTTAA
- a CDS encoding TIGR00730 family Rossman fold protein: MSNGSAAPAPAVAAEPPAKHKGPLELRRKQASMPMSDQRLLDTRGADHFIHTDPWRVLRIQSEFVEGFGALAELGPAVSVFGSARTKPGTGYYDMGVQVGRHLAEAGVAVITGGGPGSMEAANRGAVEGNGVSVGLGIELPFEQGLNRWVDLGINFRYFFARKTMFVKYAQGFIVLPGGLGTLDELFEAMVLVQTRKVTSFPIVLLGVDFWSPMIEWIKGTLVAEGMVSAKDLDLIQLVDDPADAVHRVLHGIPRPPSTNGDQRPE; encoded by the coding sequence ATGAGCAACGGATCGGCAGCGCCAGCTCCGGCCGTAGCCGCAGAGCCGCCAGCCAAGCACAAAGGACCGTTGGAGCTTCGGCGTAAACAGGCCTCCATGCCGATGTCGGACCAGCGACTCCTGGACACCAGGGGAGCCGACCACTTCATTCACACCGACCCGTGGCGGGTCCTGCGGATCCAGAGCGAATTCGTTGAAGGATTCGGCGCGCTCGCTGAGCTCGGCCCCGCTGTCAGTGTCTTTGGCTCCGCCCGCACCAAGCCGGGCACCGGCTACTACGATATGGGCGTGCAGGTCGGCCGCCACTTAGCGGAAGCCGGCGTCGCCGTCATCACCGGCGGTGGACCGGGATCCATGGAAGCCGCCAACAGGGGAGCGGTCGAAGGCAACGGTGTTTCTGTTGGACTGGGCATCGAGCTGCCCTTCGAGCAGGGCCTCAACCGCTGGGTGGACCTTGGCATCAACTTCAGGTACTTCTTCGCCCGCAAGACCATGTTCGTCAAGTACGCGCAAGGGTTCATCGTCCTGCCGGGCGGCCTGGGAACCCTGGACGAACTGTTTGAAGCCATGGTCCTGGTGCAGACCCGCAAGGTGACATCGTTCCCGATCGTCCTTCTGGGGGTCGACTTCTGGAGCCCGATGATCGAATGGATCAAGGGGACCCTGGTGGCCGAAGGCATGGTCTCCGCAAAGGACCTGGACCTCATCCAGCTTGTGGACGATCCTGCGGACGCCGTTCACCGTGTCCTGCATGGAATCCCGCGGCCACCCTCGACCAACGGCGACCAGCGCCCGGAGTAG
- a CDS encoding DivIVA domain-containing protein has protein sequence MVVVSFFLVFLAIVIIGAVLFLGTGMARSSRDSGAGLDEPVPNLPPVLLPAGAKASDVDRVRFALGLRGYRMDQVDEVLDELRDQLTSQEREIERLKLALEAAGNQEEPKE, from the coding sequence ATGGTTGTTGTGAGCTTTTTTCTGGTCTTTCTCGCGATTGTCATCATCGGTGCCGTGTTGTTCCTCGGTACCGGAATGGCGAGATCCAGCCGCGACTCCGGCGCCGGTTTGGATGAACCCGTTCCGAACCTGCCGCCGGTTCTGCTACCGGCCGGTGCCAAGGCGTCCGACGTCGACCGCGTGCGCTTTGCCCTTGGCCTGCGCGGCTACCGGATGGACCAAGTGGATGAGGTGCTCGATGAGCTGAGGGATCAGCTGACCTCCCAGGAGAGGGAAATCGAACGGCTGAAACTGGCCCTAGAAGCAGCCGGGAACCAGGAAGAACCAAAAGAGTGA
- the sigE gene encoding RNA polymerase sigma factor SigE — protein MRASSAAPVQTTAAVLGSTDTAPPAEEWVRPSWEEVVENHSAKVFRLAYRLTGNKFDAEDLTQEVFVRVFRSLENFKPGTLDGWLHRITTNLFLDQARRKSRIRFDALAEDAESRLPGHEPGPEQSFELNNLDLDVQRALEELPPDFRAAVVLCDLEGLSYDEVAEALDVKLGTVRSRIHRGRTMLREKLAHRDPRPVQARKPRLKMPRIAGLL, from the coding sequence ATGCGGGCATCAAGTGCTGCGCCAGTCCAGACAACGGCAGCAGTCCTGGGTTCCACCGACACGGCCCCTCCGGCCGAAGAATGGGTCAGGCCAAGCTGGGAGGAAGTGGTGGAGAATCACTCCGCCAAGGTCTTCCGCCTTGCCTACCGGCTCACTGGAAACAAGTTCGACGCCGAGGACCTCACCCAGGAAGTCTTCGTCAGGGTCTTCCGTTCGCTCGAGAATTTCAAGCCAGGCACACTCGACGGCTGGCTGCACCGCATCACCACCAACCTCTTCCTTGACCAGGCCCGTCGGAAGAGCCGCATACGTTTCGATGCCTTGGCCGAAGACGCCGAATCCCGGCTGCCCGGGCATGAACCCGGTCCCGAGCAGAGCTTCGAGCTGAACAACCTCGACCTCGACGTCCAGCGGGCCCTGGAAGAACTCCCCCCGGACTTTCGCGCCGCCGTCGTGCTTTGCGATCTTGAAGGCCTTTCCTACGACGAAGTTGCCGAAGCACTTGACGTGAAACTGGGGACCGTCAGGTCCCGCATCCACCGCGGACGGACAATGCTCCGTGAAAAGCTGGCGCACCGGGATCCGCGTCCAGTCCAAGCCCGCAAACCGCGGCTCAAGATGCCGCGCATCGCCGGTCTCCTTTAG
- a CDS encoding amino acid ABC transporter ATP-binding protein, whose translation MTIQAASGALVSLNGVNKHYGQLHVLKDINLQVKKGEVVVVIGPSGSGKSTLCRAINRLETIDTGEISIDGKKLPEEGKELALLRADVGMVFQSFNLFAHKTILENVTLGPIKVKKLDKATADKDAMALLERVGVGQQAPKMPAQLSGGQQQRVAIARALAMKPKVMLFDEPTSALDPEMINEVLDVMVQLAKEGMTMIVVTHEMGFARKAADRVVFMADGQIVEDAKPEEFFTNPQSNRAKDFLSKLLTH comes from the coding sequence ATGACTATTCAAGCCGCCAGCGGTGCCCTCGTCTCCCTGAATGGCGTCAACAAGCACTATGGTCAACTGCATGTCCTGAAGGACATCAATCTCCAGGTGAAAAAGGGTGAGGTTGTGGTTGTCATCGGGCCGTCGGGCTCGGGCAAGTCCACGCTGTGCCGGGCCATCAACCGCTTGGAGACCATCGATACAGGCGAGATTTCGATCGATGGCAAGAAGCTGCCCGAGGAAGGCAAGGAACTTGCCCTCCTCCGGGCCGACGTCGGGATGGTCTTCCAGTCCTTCAACCTGTTCGCCCACAAGACGATTCTCGAGAACGTCACTCTGGGACCGATCAAGGTCAAGAAACTGGACAAAGCAACCGCGGACAAGGACGCTATGGCGTTGTTGGAGCGGGTTGGCGTCGGGCAACAGGCACCCAAGATGCCTGCACAGCTGTCCGGTGGCCAACAACAGCGCGTGGCAATTGCCCGGGCGCTCGCCATGAAGCCGAAGGTCATGCTGTTCGACGAGCCGACCTCGGCACTTGATCCGGAAATGATCAACGAGGTCCTGGATGTCATGGTCCAGCTGGCCAAGGAAGGCATGACCATGATCGTGGTCACCCACGAGATGGGCTTTGCGCGCAAAGCTGCCGACCGCGTTGTCTTCATGGCCGACGGCCAGATTGTGGAAGACGCCAAGCCAGAGGAATTCTTCACTAATCCCCAGAGCAACCGCGCAAAGGATTTCCTCTCCAAACTCCTGACTCACTGA
- a CDS encoding O-methyltransferase, with amino-acid sequence MSADKSTSWSYAEDLPAEDDVLLRARERSFELGVTPVSPGVGAVLTVLAAASKAQTVVEVGSGAGVSGVCLLRGLSPQAVLTTIDVDVEHLKAAREAFLESGSPANRTRTISGRAADVLPRLTDSAYDLVFIDADKPNFPGYVQQAIRLLKSGGTLVINDALDKDKVSNPAARESTTVVLRQIGKAIRDDERLSSAMLPTGDGLLVAVKK; translated from the coding sequence ATGAGTGCCGACAAGTCAACCAGCTGGTCCTATGCAGAAGATCTGCCTGCCGAGGACGACGTGTTGCTTCGCGCCCGTGAACGCTCCTTCGAGCTGGGCGTTACTCCTGTGAGCCCCGGCGTTGGCGCCGTCCTGACAGTTCTGGCCGCGGCGTCGAAGGCCCAGACGGTCGTAGAGGTCGGATCCGGGGCAGGCGTCTCAGGCGTGTGCCTGCTGCGCGGCCTCAGCCCGCAGGCTGTCCTGACCACTATCGACGTCGACGTCGAGCACCTCAAGGCCGCCCGCGAGGCCTTCCTGGAATCCGGCAGTCCGGCGAACCGGACCCGGACCATCTCCGGCCGTGCAGCCGACGTCTTGCCGCGACTCACCGACTCCGCTTACGACCTCGTGTTCATCGACGCCGACAAACCCAACTTTCCCGGTTACGTTCAGCAGGCCATCCGGCTGCTCAAGTCGGGCGGAACACTCGTCATCAATGACGCCCTCGACAAGGACAAAGTTTCCAACCCGGCTGCCAGGGAGAGCACCACCGTGGTGTTGCGCCAGATCGGCAAGGCCATCCGCGACGACGAGCGGCTCTCTTCGGCGATGCTTCCCACCGGTGACGGCTTGCTGGTAGCGGTCAAGAAGTAA
- the dapE gene encoding succinyl-diaminopimelate desuccinylase: MTVETTPILLDIRQDVALLTAALMDINSVSGNEAALADAVESALRTIPGLQLVRDGDAIIARTELGRPERVILAGHLDTVPLPTVKGSLGTVPSTWESGVPGSGILFGRGATDMKGGVAVQLALAATMFDGGAEPGKDVTFVFYDHEEVEAVKSGLGRLVRNHGHLLEGDFAILLEPTDGTVEGGCNGTSRFEATTVGEAAHSARAWMGSNAIHAAAPILSRLADYEPRTVNVDGLDYRESLNAVKINGGTAGNVIPDRCVVEINYRFAPDKTPDQAEAHVRELLEGFDVVRTDAAAGARPGLNHPAAASFVAAVGAEPKPKYGWTDVARFSELGVPAVNFGPGDPLLAHKDNEHVDADAIRECLRALRSWLAD; this comes from the coding sequence GTGACCGTTGAAACTACTCCAATCCTTCTTGACATCAGGCAAGACGTTGCGCTGCTGACCGCCGCGCTGATGGACATCAACAGCGTGTCCGGCAACGAAGCCGCGCTTGCAGACGCCGTTGAATCCGCCCTCCGCACGATCCCGGGCCTGCAGCTTGTGCGGGACGGCGACGCCATCATTGCCCGCACCGAGCTGGGACGCCCGGAGCGGGTGATCCTGGCCGGCCACCTCGATACCGTGCCGTTGCCCACTGTGAAGGGCTCACTCGGCACCGTGCCCTCCACATGGGAGTCCGGCGTCCCGGGTAGCGGAATCCTGTTTGGACGCGGAGCCACTGATATGAAGGGTGGAGTCGCGGTGCAGCTCGCGCTCGCCGCGACAATGTTCGACGGCGGCGCCGAGCCGGGCAAGGACGTCACCTTCGTCTTCTACGACCATGAGGAAGTTGAAGCGGTCAAGAGCGGCCTCGGCCGATTGGTCCGGAATCACGGCCATCTCCTGGAGGGGGACTTCGCGATCCTGCTCGAACCCACCGACGGCACGGTGGAGGGCGGTTGCAACGGCACCAGCCGCTTCGAAGCCACCACGGTCGGGGAAGCGGCGCACTCCGCCCGGGCCTGGATGGGCAGCAACGCCATCCACGCTGCCGCACCCATCCTGAGCCGCTTGGCAGACTACGAACCGCGCACAGTCAACGTGGACGGGCTGGACTACCGGGAAAGCCTCAATGCCGTGAAGATCAACGGCGGCACCGCGGGCAACGTGATCCCGGACCGCTGCGTCGTGGAAATCAACTACCGCTTCGCGCCGGACAAGACCCCGGACCAGGCCGAAGCCCATGTCCGCGAACTCCTGGAGGGCTTCGACGTCGTCCGCACCGATGCCGCTGCCGGAGCGCGGCCCGGTCTCAACCACCCGGCCGCCGCGTCCTTCGTTGCCGCCGTCGGTGCGGAACCCAAGCCCAAATACGGTTGGACCGACGTCGCGCGCTTCAGCGAGCTGGGAGTCCCCGCCGTCAACTTCGGGCCGGGCGATCCGCTTCTGGCGCACAAAGACAACGAACACGTCGACGCCGACGCCATCCGTGAGTGCCTCCGTGCGCTGCGGTCGTGGCTGGCTGACTAG
- a CDS encoding glutamate ABC transporter substrate-binding protein codes for MKAFITRRKSLLVAASAALALSLSACGGGGGSTTAPSSESAPFTVAQNVSITGSPTFDTIKSNGKIRIGVKQDQPGLGFKDAATGEYSGFDIQIAQWIAASLGFSKDKIEYKPIPSANRESAITNGDIDYYVGTYSITDKRKQLIDFAGPYFVTGQGLLVKKGNTTINSEKDLSGKNVCSATGSTPIQNIKANFPGTKTTEFDTYSQCVEALKSGQVDAVTTDQAILIGYASQDTDNLKVVGQPFTVEKYGVGLKKGDTAFRKFVNKMFTDGGSVWQKIYDSTLGQSGTKVTQPAVDNY; via the coding sequence ATGAAGGCTTTTATCACCCGGAGGAAATCCCTCCTGGTCGCTGCAAGCGCGGCGCTCGCCCTTTCCCTGAGCGCATGCGGTGGCGGCGGGGGTTCCACCACTGCGCCAAGCAGCGAGTCCGCGCCGTTCACGGTGGCCCAGAACGTGTCCATTACGGGCAGCCCCACGTTCGACACGATCAAATCGAACGGAAAAATCAGGATCGGCGTCAAACAAGACCAGCCTGGCTTGGGCTTCAAGGACGCCGCGACCGGCGAGTACAGCGGTTTTGACATCCAGATTGCACAGTGGATTGCGGCATCGCTCGGTTTCTCGAAGGACAAGATCGAGTACAAGCCGATTCCTTCGGCCAACCGCGAGTCCGCCATCACGAACGGCGACATCGACTACTACGTCGGCACATACTCCATTACTGACAAGCGCAAGCAGCTGATTGATTTCGCCGGTCCCTACTTCGTGACAGGTCAAGGCCTGCTGGTCAAGAAGGGGAACACGACGATCAACAGCGAGAAGGACCTGTCCGGGAAGAACGTCTGTTCAGCCACGGGCTCAACTCCCATCCAGAACATCAAGGCAAACTTCCCCGGCACGAAGACCACCGAGTTCGACACCTACTCGCAGTGTGTCGAGGCCCTCAAGAGTGGCCAGGTCGATGCTGTGACTACTGACCAGGCAATCCTGATCGGCTATGCCTCCCAGGACACCGATAACCTCAAGGTCGTCGGCCAGCCGTTCACCGTTGAGAAGTATGGTGTGGGCTTGAAGAAGGGCGACACCGCCTTCCGCAAGTTCGTGAACAAGATGTTCACGGATGGCGGCTCCGTGTGGCAGAAGATCTACGACTCCACGCTGGGACAGTCCGGCACCAAGGTCACCCAGCCCGCAGTGGACAACTACTAA